Part of the Listeria innocua genome is shown below.
GAAAGTTCTGCAGACGAAAGTGTTGTAGAAGAAAACTAAAAAATCCTCGGTTAGGAAGAACGTTGTTGGGAACAGCTGGGGGATACTTACCTGAGATTTTAGCTGGGATAAGCAGATTCTTTTTGAGAGAGGCAAATGGGATAAGGAGTGACTAATAATGCAAGTAACAGATGTGAGATTACGTCGTGTAGAAACTGATGGAAGAATGAGAGCGATTGCTTCAATCACTTTAGATGAGGAATTTGTAGTTCATGATATTCGCGTTATTGATGGGAATAACGGATTATTCGTAGCTATGCCAAGTAAACGTGGTGTTGACGGTGAATTCCGTGACATCGCTCACCCAATTAATTCCGATACTCGTGCAAAAATTCAAGAAGTTGTTTTAGCTGAATATGAGCGCGTTGGTGAAGAAGAAGCAACTGCGGTAACAGAAGAAGAATCTGAATCCGTTTCTGCTGAATAATTAAAAAAATTTCCAAGGGCTAGCTTAGTGCTAGCCCTTTTTGTGTAGAATAACTATGAAAAAAATCATAAATAGCCTTGGTCTTCTATTTTGGCTATGGTATAATTAAAAGCAGATTGTAAAAACAGGGAGGAGATTTTAAGTGATGTTGCAAAAACAGATGTATTCAAGCAAACATTTTTGTAGCACAAGTGTAAAATCCTCTTTTAGTAAGCAAATAAATAACCACACTGTATCTTTCGGAATTTTCAAACAAATAAAACTTTAAATTTCCTCTTTACCTAAAAAACGTAGGTAGGGGTTTTTATTTGGGCGCATTCTTGAAAAAAAGCAAATTTTACGTTATCATTCATAGTGGATGAATAGTGAATATTGGAGGTTCTATATAATGTCAAAACGATATGCTGTAGTGCTTGCTGCTGGCCAAGGCACACGGATGAAATCAAAATTATACAAAGTATTACATCCTGTTTGTGGAAAACCAATGGTCGAACATGTAGTAGACCAAATTTCGACACTTGATGTTGATAAAGTGGTTACAATTGTAGGTCATGGTGCTGAGAAAGTGCAAGAGCATTTAGCAGGTAAGAGCGAATTCGTGAAACAAGATGAACAACTTGGAACGGCGCATGCAGTACTTCAAGCGAAATCAGAACTTGCAGGAAAAGATGGTGTGACGTTAGTTGTTTGTGGAGATACACCTTTAATCGAAGCTAGCACAATGGAAGCTTTATTAAAATATCACCATGAAAAAAGAGCAAAAGCAACTATTCTTACAACCGTTATTGAAGACCCTACAGGATACGGACGTATTATCCGTGATGATCTTGGTATTGTCGAAAAAATCGTTGAACATAAAGATGCGACAGAAAAAGAACAACGCATTTCAGAAATTAACACCGGCACATATTGCTTTGATAATAAAGCTCTTTTTGAAGCTTTGGAAAATGTCTCTAATGATAATGTGCAAGGCGAATATTACTTACCAGATGTTATTAAAATTTTAAAAGATGCGGACGAAGTTGTTGCAGCTTACAAAATGGAGTCCTTCGAAGAGTCACTTGGAGTAAATGATCGAATTGCTTTAGCTGAAGCTTCCAAATTAATGCAACGTCGAATCAATGAGAATCATATGCGTAATGGAGTAACACTTGTTAATCCGGAAAACACGTATATTGATATAGATGTAAAAATAGGTCAAGATACAGTTATTGAGCCAGGAGTAATGCTTCGTGGCAAGACTGTAATTGGTGATGATTGCGTGGTAACGAGCGGTTCAGAAATCGTAAGTAGTG
Proteins encoded:
- the spoVG gene encoding septation regulator SpoVG gives rise to the protein MQVTDVRLRRVETDGRMRAIASITLDEEFVVHDIRVIDGNNGLFVAMPSKRGVDGEFRDIAHPINSDTRAKIQEVVLAEYERVGEEEATAVTEEESESVSAE
- the glmU gene encoding bifunctional UDP-N-acetylglucosamine diphosphorylase/glucosamine-1-phosphate N-acetyltransferase GlmU; this encodes MSKRYAVVLAAGQGTRMKSKLYKVLHPVCGKPMVEHVVDQISTLDVDKVVTIVGHGAEKVQEHLAGKSEFVKQDEQLGTAHAVLQAKSELAGKDGVTLVVCGDTPLIEASTMEALLKYHHEKRAKATILTTVIEDPTGYGRIIRDDLGIVEKIVEHKDATEKEQRISEINTGTYCFDNKALFEALENVSNDNVQGEYYLPDVIKILKDADEVVAAYKMESFEESLGVNDRIALAEASKLMQRRINENHMRNGVTLVNPENTYIDIDVKIGQDTVIEPGVMLRGKTVIGDDCVVTSGSEIVSSVIGERVHVRNSSIFESKVGDDVQIGPYAHLRPESDIHNHVKIGNYVETKKAVVGEGTKLPHFIYMGDAEIGKNVNVGCGSIAVNYDGKNKAKTIIGDNVFVGCNSNLIAPVKVGDRAFIAAGSTITKDVPEDALGIARAKQDNKLGYAKHLNHGK